A stretch of Flavobacterium sp. N1994 DNA encodes these proteins:
- a CDS encoding DUF4136 domain-containing protein: MKTLKFLPLLLLFALASCDAIKVNSDYDKKVDFAQYKTFAFYKNGIDKVEISDLDKKRILRSVDEALTAKGFTKSETPDLLVNIFTKEREQVDVNHFNAGWGYGWGYGWNPYFWGGNTSVSRYTEGTLYIDLIDAKKKELIWQGDGEGVLTKDTNKKDEKIKEFVTKILEQYPPQKK; encoded by the coding sequence ATGAAAACACTAAAATTTTTACCGCTCCTCCTTCTCTTTGCTCTAGCTTCCTGTGATGCTATCAAAGTGAATTCTGATTATGATAAAAAAGTAGATTTTGCCCAATACAAGACTTTTGCCTTTTACAAAAACGGCATAGATAAAGTTGAAATATCTGATTTAGATAAGAAACGAATCTTACGCTCTGTTGATGAAGCCTTAACCGCTAAAGGATTTACTAAAAGTGAAACTCCAGATTTATTAGTGAATATATTCACTAAAGAACGCGAACAAGTAGATGTTAACCATTTCAATGCAGGATGGGGTTACGGATGGGGATATGGTTGGAACCCCTACTTTTGGGGAGGAAATACTTCTGTTTCAAGATATACTGAAGGAACTTTGTACATTGATTTAATTGACGCCAAGAAAAAAGAATTAATCTGGCAAGGTGATGGCGAAGGGGTTTTAACAAAAGACACCAACAAAAAAGACGAAAAAATAAAAGAATTTGTAACCAAAATATTGGAACAATATCCACCACAGAAAAAGTAG
- a CDS encoding aromatic amino acid hydroxylase → MEAPFESNPLIDRLPEHLKQFIKPQDYADYTPINQAVWRYVMRKNVDYLSKVAHSSYLDGLKKTGLEVDSIPNMYGMNRILKEIGWAAVAVDGFIPPNAFMEFQAYNVLVIASDIRQLEHIEYTPAPDIIHEGAGHAPIIANPEYAEYLRRFGEIGCKAISSSRDYEMYEAIRLLSILKEAEDTPEEEIKKAEDQVEFLQNNMGELSEMSRIRNLHWWTVEYGLIGTVDNPKIYGAGLLSSIGESAWCMTDEVKKIPYDISAADQSFDITKPQPQLYVTPDFAHLSLVLEEFANTMALRTGGLSGIKKLIHSNALGTIELSTGIQISGLFTNVIEHEGKPVYVQTTGKTALSYREKELVGHGTQYHAEGFGSPIGKLKGINLAIEDMSPRDLRAYDIYEAESVTLEFEGNITVTGEIITGSRNLQGEIIVISFKNCTVTHNETILFQPEWGVYDMAVGKKVIAAFSGPADVNSFDMVNHVPSTHTIKAKKSLEREELEGLYKSVRTIREGNQNKELLPNIFTKLKSSHPNDWLLSVEIVEILKDKNEPKLLEEVLIHLENVKQKRPEIAHLISGGLDLIFKKELV, encoded by the coding sequence ATGGAAGCACCGTTTGAAAGCAACCCTTTGATTGACCGATTACCAGAGCATTTAAAGCAATTTATCAAGCCACAAGATTATGCAGATTACACTCCAATTAACCAAGCGGTTTGGCGTTATGTGATGCGTAAAAATGTGGATTATCTTTCAAAAGTAGCACACAGTTCCTATCTAGACGGTTTGAAAAAAACAGGTTTGGAAGTGGATAGTATTCCGAATATGTATGGTATGAACCGTATTCTTAAAGAAATTGGTTGGGCCGCTGTTGCTGTCGATGGATTCATTCCACCAAACGCATTTATGGAATTTCAAGCCTATAATGTGTTGGTTATTGCTTCCGATATTCGTCAATTAGAGCATATTGAATATACTCCGGCTCCCGATATCATTCATGAAGGTGCTGGTCATGCTCCCATAATTGCCAATCCAGAATATGCTGAATATTTGCGTCGCTTTGGTGAAATTGGGTGCAAAGCTATTTCTTCCTCTCGTGATTATGAAATGTATGAAGCCATTCGATTATTATCAATATTAAAAGAAGCTGAAGATACTCCAGAAGAAGAGATTAAAAAAGCAGAAGACCAAGTGGAATTTTTACAAAATAACATGGGAGAGCTTTCTGAAATGTCTCGCATTAGAAATTTACATTGGTGGACTGTAGAATATGGTTTAATTGGAACAGTAGATAATCCTAAAATATACGGCGCTGGATTGCTATCCTCTATTGGGGAAAGTGCTTGGTGCATGACAGATGAAGTAAAAAAAATACCCTATGATATTTCGGCTGCCGACCAAAGTTTTGATATTACAAAACCACAACCTCAGCTTTATGTCACTCCTGATTTTGCTCATTTAAGTTTGGTTTTAGAAGAATTTGCCAATACTATGGCACTTAGAACAGGCGGATTATCTGGCATTAAAAAACTAATCCATTCAAACGCTTTAGGAACAATAGAATTAAGCACTGGAATTCAAATTTCAGGTTTATTTACTAATGTTATTGAACATGAAGGAAAACCTGTTTATGTTCAAACCACTGGAAAAACGGCATTATCCTACCGTGAAAAAGAATTGGTGGGTCACGGAACACAATATCATGCGGAAGGTTTTGGTTCACCCATCGGGAAATTAAAAGGCATCAACTTAGCTATTGAAGACATGAGCCCAAGAGATTTGCGCGCTTATGATATTTATGAGGCAGAATCGGTAACCCTTGAGTTTGAAGGCAACATTACTGTTACTGGAGAAATCATCACGGGTTCAAGAAATTTACAAGGAGAAATTATTGTCATCAGTTTTAAAAATTGTACCGTAACGCATAATGAAACTATATTATTCCAACCAGAATGGGGCGTTTATGATATGGCTGTGGGTAAAAAAGTAATTGCTGCTTTTTCGGGCCCAGCCGATGTGAATAGTTTTGATATGGTTAATCATGTACCTTCAACTCATACTATCAAAGCAAAAAAATCGCTTGAACGTGAAGAATTAGAAGGGTTATATAAATCCGTTAGAACTATTCGAGAAGGAAACCAAAACAAGGAATTATTACCAAACATCTTCACTAAATTAAAATCAAGTCATCCAAACGATTGGTTATTATCGGTTGAAATTGTTGAGATCTTAAAAGACAAAAATGAACCAAAATTATTAGAAGAAGTACTAATTCATCTTGAAAACGTAAAACAAAAACGTCCTGAAATTGCTCATTTAATCTCCGGCGGATTGGATTTGATTTTTAAAAAGGAGTTAGTTTAA
- a CDS encoding T9SS type A sorting domain-containing protein codes for MKTTKYKIVVFLTFLLAHISIYAQYSGGNSDGFSSETLSNTSCPNPAQFYAYFGGSNDGSSVDTMMNTICGTPASFYAYIGGSGDTSATDAFNPAACGTPPSFFAYFGGSNDGSALETISNTTCGFPPQFYAYFGGQGDGYSLDKTAPICPTLPPFANFTASATSICVGQSVTFTDTSTNIPGAWTWTLPGGTPNSSTVQNPTVVYNTVGTYTVTLQAANFNGLDTKAVTNMITVTAYPTVTTTTPASRCDTGTVTLGATASAGTLSWYAAATGGSALGTGTSFTTPSISTTTTYYVETANGSCNSARTAVVATVNTTPTITSTTPGSRCDAGSVTLNATSSAGNTIWYANATGGAALATTNNFGTPSISSTTTYYVEASTGSCISPRTPVIATVNTTPIVTATTPATRCDSGTVTLGAVANSGTLNWYSAASGGSSLGTGTSFTTPSLTGTTTYYVAASNATCTSVRTPVIATVNATPTVTGTAGSRCDSGTVVLSASASAGTISWFANASGGTALGTGTSFTTPSISSTTTFYAESVNGTCTSTRTAVVATINTTPSITSTTGATICGQGGGTLTAIASAGTVYWYSVATGGSAFYTGTSLPVSGGSYTFYAEASTGSCTSARVPVTYTYIPTPSITVAGSNSRCGAGSVTLTSAADSGTISWFTAATGGSAIATGTSFVTPSLASTTTYYVEAANGTCLSSARTAITATINVTAPPIANATQTFCNAETVGLIAVIPSGPSIIWHTAATGGTVIPNNTPIVSGTTYYASQTISGCESTVRTAVTMTTGACLGNDEFEMKALKVYPNPTIDLLNISYNDSISKVEVFNIIGQQVLSVENSTNEIQIDMSRFASGTYLIKVSAADLFKTVKVIKK; via the coding sequence ATGAAAACAACTAAATATAAAATAGTTGTATTCTTAACATTCTTATTAGCACATATATCCATTTATGCTCAATATTCAGGAGGAAACTCCGATGGGTTTTCTAGCGAAACATTGAGTAATACTTCTTGTCCAAATCCAGCACAATTTTATGCTTATTTTGGAGGAAGTAATGATGGGTCGAGTGTCGATACAATGATGAATACAATTTGCGGTACACCAGCCTCTTTCTATGCTTATATAGGAGGAAGTGGAGATACATCAGCAACAGATGCTTTTAATCCTGCTGCATGTGGTACACCACCCTCTTTCTTTGCCTATTTTGGGGGAAGTAATGACGGATCAGCTCTAGAAACAATAAGCAATACAACATGCGGTTTTCCACCACAATTCTATGCTTATTTCGGAGGACAAGGTGATGGCTATTCTTTGGATAAAACAGCTCCAATTTGTCCAACATTACCGCCATTTGCTAACTTTACAGCTTCTGCTACATCAATTTGTGTAGGACAATCGGTAACGTTTACAGATACGTCTACAAATATTCCAGGAGCTTGGACATGGACTTTACCAGGTGGAACGCCAAATAGCTCAACAGTTCAAAACCCAACGGTAGTTTACAATACGGTAGGGACGTATACGGTAACTTTACAAGCAGCTAATTTTAATGGTCTAGATACTAAAGCAGTTACCAATATGATAACGGTTACTGCATATCCTACGGTTACGACTACTACTCCTGCTAGCCGTTGTGATACAGGAACAGTAACATTAGGAGCTACAGCATCGGCTGGAACATTGAGTTGGTATGCTGCTGCAACAGGCGGTTCCGCTTTAGGAACGGGAACTAGTTTTACCACACCAAGTATTAGTACTACCACTACTTATTATGTGGAAACGGCTAATGGAAGTTGTAATTCAGCAAGAACAGCTGTGGTTGCAACGGTTAATACAACGCCAACAATTACATCAACTACTCCGGGTAGTCGTTGTGATGCGGGTTCTGTAACTTTAAATGCCACTTCAAGTGCAGGAAATACTATTTGGTATGCTAATGCAACAGGAGGTGCAGCATTAGCTACAACAAATAATTTTGGAACACCATCTATTAGTAGTACTACAACTTATTATGTAGAAGCTTCTACGGGAAGTTGTATTTCACCAAGGACTCCAGTAATTGCAACGGTTAATACAACCCCAATAGTTACTGCCACTACGCCAGCAACTCGTTGCGATAGCGGTACGGTGACCTTAGGAGCGGTAGCCAATTCTGGAACTTTAAATTGGTATTCAGCAGCATCGGGTGGTTCAAGTTTAGGAACTGGAACCAGTTTTACTACACCAAGTTTAACAGGGACCACAACTTATTATGTGGCTGCTTCTAATGCCACTTGTACTTCCGTGAGAACTCCAGTAATTGCCACAGTCAATGCTACTCCAACGGTAACAGGAACAGCGGGTAGTCGTTGTGATTCAGGAACAGTTGTGTTATCAGCTTCAGCAAGTGCTGGAACTATTAGTTGGTTTGCCAATGCATCAGGGGGTACGGCTCTTGGAACTGGAACAAGTTTTACCACACCAAGTATCTCATCGACTACAACTTTCTATGCTGAGTCGGTAAACGGAACTTGTACTTCAACAAGAACAGCTGTTGTTGCTACGATAAATACAACGCCATCTATTACTTCTACCACTGGGGCGACCATTTGTGGCCAAGGGGGAGGGACTTTGACTGCAATAGCGAGTGCTGGAACTGTTTATTGGTATAGTGTAGCCACTGGAGGATCTGCTTTTTATACGGGAACAAGTCTTCCTGTAAGTGGAGGATCCTATACTTTTTATGCCGAAGCTTCAACTGGTAGTTGTACTTCAGCAAGAGTTCCAGTAACGTATACTTATATTCCAACACCAAGCATAACAGTAGCAGGTTCAAACAGCAGATGTGGGGCTGGAAGTGTAACACTAACAAGTGCTGCAGATTCAGGAACTATAAGTTGGTTTACTGCAGCAACAGGAGGAAGTGCTATAGCAACGGGAACAAGTTTTGTAACACCAAGTTTAGCGTCAACTACTACTTATTATGTTGAAGCAGCTAATGGGACTTGTTTATCAAGTGCAAGGACTGCCATTACAGCAACCATTAACGTAACAGCACCACCAATTGCAAATGCAACTCAAACATTTTGTAATGCAGAAACAGTTGGGTTAATTGCAGTGATTCCATCTGGACCAAGTATCATTTGGCATACGGCTGCAACTGGAGGAACAGTTATTCCTAATAACACACCTATAGTTTCGGGAACTACTTATTATGCTTCTCAAACTATATCTGGTTGTGAAAGTACTGTTAGAACTGCAGTTACGATGACAACGGGGGCTTGCTTGGGTAATGATGAATTTGAAATGAAGGCCTTAAAAGTATATCCAAACCCAACGATAGATCTTTTGAATATTTCATACAATGATTCAATTTCTAAAGTAGAAGTGTTTAACATAATTGGACAACAAGTATTGTCTGTTGAAAATAGCACCAATGAAATTCAAATTGATATGTCTCGTTTTGCTAGTGGAACTTATTTGATAAAGGTTTCTGCTGCTGACTTATTTAAGACAGTCAAGGTGATCAAAAAGTAG
- a CDS encoding formylglycine-generating enzyme family protein, with protein sequence MKTKNYFSKLAVAILFLVFGFTAKANNLTITGTSVSGSNITFDISWENSWNANVAPANWDAVWVFVKYQDCNTRIWAHAGLSTVSADHTAGSPLQVDTVTDGRGVFIRRSALGGGNIGATSITLKMTIPAGTYNYKVFGIEMVNVPQAAYDLGDGAATSTFNSISVTATSQSSGLSAATIGGAAVAAPATFPMGYNSLYCMKYEISQEQYVDFLNSLTYDQQAAHVVNDPVSVAGTYAMFAAYYYRNGIRILTPGNNNAIPAVFACDATAGVENNTNDGQNIAMNNLSWNDLTAYLDWAALRPMTEMEYEKISRGPVGRIANEYVWGSTTINAVNNGVTSNNLQPNESYASVLNGLCAYGLNSSNVGYGPLRCGIFATGSSGRASSGAGYYGVMEMAGNVWERVVSLGNASGSAFNGTLGDGTITALGLANQATWPSPTTALGTGYKGGSWNDYGPSGYEQTSNRAVSTTADAARQYSFGGRGVR encoded by the coding sequence ATGAAAACAAAAAATTATTTTTCAAAATTGGCAGTAGCAATACTGTTTTTAGTTTTTGGCTTTACAGCTAAAGCAAACAACTTAACGATTACAGGAACTTCAGTATCGGGTTCTAATATTACTTTCGATATTTCCTGGGAAAACAGTTGGAATGCCAATGTGGCTCCGGCGAATTGGGATGCCGTTTGGGTATTTGTTAAATATCAAGATTGTAATACAAGAATTTGGGCACACGCAGGATTGAGTACCGTTTCAGCTGATCATACTGCAGGTTCTCCATTACAAGTGGATACAGTAACTGACGGACGTGGTGTATTCATCCGCAGAAGTGCTTTAGGTGGTGGAAATATTGGAGCTACTTCTATTACTTTAAAAATGACAATTCCAGCAGGAACTTATAACTATAAAGTTTTTGGAATAGAAATGGTAAATGTACCACAAGCGGCTTATGATTTAGGAGATGGTGCTGCTACTTCTACTTTTAATAGTATCAGTGTAACTGCCACTTCTCAATCTAGTGGTTTATCTGCAGCTACTATCGGAGGTGCTGCGGTAGCTGCACCAGCTACTTTTCCAATGGGATATAATTCTTTATACTGCATGAAATATGAAATCTCTCAAGAGCAATATGTTGATTTCTTAAATTCATTAACCTATGACCAACAAGCAGCGCACGTTGTAAATGATCCAGTTAGTGTTGCAGGAACTTATGCCATGTTTGCAGCTTACTATTACAGAAATGGAATTAGAATTTTAACGCCAGGAAACAACAATGCTATTCCAGCTGTTTTTGCTTGTGATGCTACTGCAGGTGTAGAAAACAACACCAATGATGGACAAAATATAGCAATGAATAATTTGTCTTGGAATGATTTGACTGCTTATTTAGATTGGGCAGCGTTACGTCCTATGACTGAAATGGAATATGAAAAAATAAGCCGTGGACCAGTAGGTCGTATAGCCAATGAATATGTTTGGGGAAGTACTACTATTAATGCTGTTAACAACGGTGTAACATCAAATAATTTGCAGCCTAATGAGTCTTATGCTAGTGTTTTAAATGGATTGTGTGCTTATGGATTAAATTCATCAAATGTAGGTTATGGGCCGTTAAGATGCGGAATATTTGCCACTGGAAGTTCGGGAAGAGCTTCATCAGGAGCAGGATACTATGGTGTTATGGAAATGGCTGGAAATGTATGGGAAAGAGTAGTGTCTCTTGGTAATGCATCAGGTTCAGCATTCAATGGAACCCTTGGTGACGGAACAATTACTGCTCTTGGATTAGCCAACCAAGCTACTTGGCCATCACCAACAACAGCTTTAGGTACAGGTTATAAAGGAGGGTCATGGAATGATTATGGACCAAGCGGTTACGAACAAACATCTAACAGAGCAGTATCAACAACAGCTGATGCTGCAAGACAATATTCATTTGGTGGTCGCGGTGTTAGATAA
- a CDS encoding T9SS type A sorting domain-containing protein: protein MKKLLLLLSLFWVVYAHAQVVQNWTSGLPTGGYNNHTIATDSQGNIYSVGTYDGTARDFDPGSGVFTMSSFSNSMYILKLDSSGNFIWAKEIGGPTNYAITSATAIAIDSLDNIYISGSTDKIVGFGNLDFDPGATIVNVTNPTSHYVMYILKLDSNGNHIWNAQFNNPANTSYDLDTIQSIKVDTSGNVYATGGYNGTVDFDPGSAVFNLTSGTTSLSTEIFILKLNSSGNLVWAKALQNNSTTTGSKVDKGYALDLDTSGNVYSVGYFWGGIDADPGTGIHNLVGYTSDNPVLSASNVLYVSKLDASGNFVWAYNLIGDHNLQFLPSLVVDGSNNIIVSGYMSGNTSALTDFDFGTNTAYLSSTSGPFVLKIDASANFIWVKSTASITTAINAQSYGTGMTLDAAGSIYTTGGIYNGTYDFDPSSGTSLVTPSNVDAYISKLDTNGNFVWATKVGGTGLEWGYSIAVSQSGKITVSGSTDTGFSKSAATVTGAGGFLASFTQPALSATQFELEKNISFYPNPTKGVLNIKATSLITKIAIYDMLGNEILTQNSNSETIDLSVFTSGIYFSKIYLENGVVATKKIIKE, encoded by the coding sequence ATGAAAAAACTATTACTATTATTATCCCTTTTTTGGGTTGTTTATGCTCACGCACAAGTGGTTCAAAATTGGACTTCTGGACTGCCAACTGGTGGCTATAACAACCACACCATTGCAACGGATTCTCAAGGAAATATCTATTCCGTTGGAACCTACGACGGTACTGCCCGTGATTTTGATCCAGGATCAGGGGTTTTTACTATGAGCAGTTTTTCTAATAGTATGTATATACTTAAATTAGATTCTTCAGGTAATTTTATTTGGGCAAAAGAGATAGGTGGGCCTACTAATTATGCGATAACTTCTGCAACAGCAATTGCAATTGATTCATTAGATAATATCTACATATCAGGTAGTACTGATAAAATTGTTGGCTTCGGAAATTTAGATTTTGATCCTGGTGCAACTATTGTAAATGTGACAAACCCTACAAGTCATTATGTAATGTATATTCTAAAATTAGATTCAAATGGGAATCATATTTGGAACGCACAGTTTAACAATCCAGCTAACACCTCTTATGATTTAGACACTATACAATCGATAAAAGTAGATACTTCTGGAAATGTATATGCTACAGGGGGATATAATGGGACGGTCGATTTTGATCCAGGTAGCGCAGTTTTTAATCTAACCTCTGGAACAACATCCTTAAGTACAGAAATATTTATACTTAAGCTGAATAGTTCTGGAAATTTAGTTTGGGCAAAAGCCTTGCAAAACAATAGTACTACTACCGGAAGCAAAGTTGATAAAGGATATGCTTTAGACCTTGATACTTCAGGGAATGTATATTCAGTTGGATATTTTTGGGGCGGTATCGATGCAGACCCAGGAACAGGAATACATAATTTGGTTGGATATACGAGCGATAATCCCGTTTTAAGTGCTTCCAATGTTTTGTATGTTTCTAAATTAGATGCTTCAGGAAATTTTGTTTGGGCATACAATCTTATAGGAGATCATAATTTACAATTTTTGCCATCTTTGGTAGTTGATGGTTCTAATAACATAATTGTTTCTGGTTATATGTCAGGGAATACAAGTGCCTTAACCGATTTTGATTTTGGAACTAACACAGCTTATTTAAGTTCAACATCAGGACCTTTTGTATTAAAGATCGATGCTTCTGCTAATTTTATTTGGGTAAAAAGCACCGCAAGTATAACCACAGCGATAAATGCACAATCGTATGGCACGGGAATGACATTAGATGCAGCAGGAAGTATTTATACCACAGGAGGGATTTATAACGGAACCTATGATTTTGATCCTAGTAGTGGAACTTCATTAGTAACCCCCAGTAATGTTGATGCTTATATTTCTAAACTAGATACTAATGGTAATTTTGTTTGGGCAACAAAAGTTGGTGGGACAGGTCTTGAATGGGGCTATTCGATTGCTGTGAGTCAATCAGGTAAAATTACTGTTTCGGGTTCTACTGATACAGGCTTTAGTAAATCAGCAGCAACTGTTACAGGTGCAGGAGGTTTTCTAGCTTCGTTTACTCAACCAGCACTTTCGGCAACACAATTTGAGTTAGAAAAAAACATATCCTTTTATCCAAATCCAACAAAAGGGGTTTTAAATATTAAAGCAACTAGTTTAATAACTAAAATTGCTATTTATGACATGTTAGGAAATGAAATTTTAACACAAAATTCGAATTCAGAAACTATTGATTTGTCAGTCTTTACTTCGGGTATTTATTTCAGTAAAATTTATCTAGAAAATGGAGTAGTAGCAACTAAAAAGATTATCAAAGAATAG
- a CDS encoding response regulator, whose protein sequence is MSVRIAIVDDNVFLQKAIAEKLSFFEDLVLKFTAIEGNDLQQKLEKNKNIDLILMDIEMPECNGIEATKIIKSKYPQIKIIMLTVFDNDENIFNAIKAGADGYLLKEVNPKDLYQGIIETLNGGAAMNPSIALKTLKLLRNPVNFELKPDEDIKLTTREVEVLEQLSKGLNYNVIADNLFLSSGTVRKHIENIYNKLQVHNKLEAIQKARNNNLI, encoded by the coding sequence ATGTCAGTAAGAATAGCCATAGTGGACGATAATGTTTTTCTGCAAAAAGCCATTGCCGAAAAACTCTCTTTTTTTGAAGATTTGGTATTAAAGTTTACGGCTATCGAAGGAAATGATTTGCAGCAAAAATTAGAAAAAAACAAAAACATCGATTTAATTTTGATGGATATCGAAATGCCAGAATGCAACGGAATTGAAGCCACAAAAATTATCAAATCCAAATACCCTCAAATCAAAATCATCATGCTGACGGTTTTTGATAATGATGAAAATATTTTCAATGCCATAAAAGCAGGAGCCGATGGGTATTTGTTAAAAGAAGTAAACCCAAAAGATCTTTACCAAGGGATTATAGAAACCTTAAATGGAGGAGCTGCTATGAACCCATCTATAGCTTTGAAAACCTTAAAGCTACTAAGAAATCCAGTAAATTTTGAATTGAAACCCGATGAGGATATCAAATTAACCACAAGAGAAGTGGAGGTTTTAGAACAACTAAGCAAAGGATTAAATTATAATGTAATTGCCGATAATCTCTTCCTGTCTTCAGGAACCGTTAGAAAGCATATTGAGAATATCTATAACAAACTACAAGTTCATAACAAGCTCGAAGCGATTCAAAAGGCTAGAAATAATAATTTGATTTAA
- a CDS encoding ATP-binding protein: MKNKKSIKSWLILLCCISQFGFAQKTQTPEHKKVFKILKNLDDTFTKDETKALKTLDSLNPILQKKSEYSLLGFSRRIASDIYLNQLDKTKALTAIDQSIAYYKKDNNNRGTVLSTLNKGNIYFLKGDLKIAMQIYTGGMELAQKNGLEYEAATLGKNIGLVFFNQEKIDVALQWYTKSLNVFLKLNKKQDVADTYTNIGNCYYEKYDSKNTISNYTKALSYVGTDTITLAKLYNNIGAVYVEDEKDTLKGLGYLLHALDLKVKINDQNNIIFQYENIATLYVDMKQYDKAESYLKKGFALAIKAESKEELKEIYEIYSLIYAGRKDYKKAYDYHKLFMKAKDTLLNIENLKAVEEIKTKYETAKKEKLLLQKEIQIKNTRNQLLMVSSVALFIGLIGFLVYRQQKLKNKQQEQEYQLKSAIDKIETQNKLQEQRLQISRDLHDNIGSQLTFIISSVDNIKYAFELQNSKLDAKLSSISNFAKSTIIELRDTIWAMNNSEITFEDLQSRIHNFVEKAKEAKQSIIFTFTIEESLKDSKFTSIEGMNIYRTIQEAVNNSIKYAEAQNINIAIQHQDNDIVIVISDDGKGFEDKEVELGNGINNMKKRIADCNGTLNIKTSSNEGTEITIRFPNKIS; the protein is encoded by the coding sequence ATGAAAAATAAAAAAAGTATTAAAAGCTGGCTGATACTATTGTGTTGTATTTCGCAATTTGGTTTCGCTCAAAAAACACAAACACCCGAACACAAAAAGGTATTTAAAATCCTGAAAAACTTGGATGATACTTTTACCAAGGATGAAACTAAAGCGCTAAAAACATTAGATTCTTTGAATCCGATACTTCAAAAAAAATCCGAATATTCGCTTCTTGGTTTTAGCCGCCGTATTGCTTCTGATATTTATCTCAATCAACTAGACAAAACGAAAGCACTCACTGCCATTGACCAATCCATAGCATACTACAAAAAAGACAATAACAACAGAGGAACTGTTTTGTCAACGCTCAATAAAGGCAATATTTATTTTTTAAAAGGCGATTTAAAAATAGCCATGCAAATTTATACTGGGGGAATGGAGTTGGCTCAAAAAAATGGTTTGGAATATGAGGCTGCCACTTTGGGTAAAAACATTGGTCTTGTTTTCTTTAATCAGGAAAAGATTGATGTTGCTTTACAATGGTATACCAAATCACTTAACGTTTTTTTGAAACTCAATAAAAAGCAAGATGTAGCCGATACTTACACCAATATTGGCAACTGTTACTATGAAAAATACGATTCCAAAAACACAATAAGCAATTATACAAAAGCATTGTCTTATGTCGGTACAGATACTATTACGCTTGCCAAACTCTATAACAACATCGGTGCTGTATATGTCGAAGATGAAAAAGACACACTAAAAGGATTGGGTTATTTATTACATGCTTTGGATTTGAAGGTGAAAATTAATGACCAAAACAATATCATTTTTCAATATGAAAATATTGCTACACTTTATGTAGATATGAAGCAGTATGATAAAGCGGAAAGCTATCTTAAAAAAGGATTTGCCTTAGCCATAAAAGCAGAAAGCAAAGAAGAGTTAAAAGAAATTTATGAAATTTATTCGCTCATTTATGCCGGTAGAAAGGACTATAAAAAAGCTTATGATTATCATAAGTTATTTATGAAAGCTAAAGATACTTTGTTAAATATAGAGAATCTAAAAGCTGTTGAAGAAATTAAAACCAAATACGAAACCGCCAAAAAAGAGAAGCTGTTACTTCAAAAAGAAATTCAAATTAAAAACACAAGAAATCAATTGCTAATGGTTTCTTCAGTAGCTTTATTTATTGGATTAATCGGATTCTTAGTCTACCGTCAGCAAAAACTCAAAAATAAACAACAGGAGCAAGAATATCAACTTAAATCGGCTATTGACAAAATAGAAACGCAAAACAAATTACAGGAACAAAGACTCCAAATTTCAAGAGATTTGCATGATAATATTGGTTCCCAACTAACCTTTATAATCTCCTCCGTTGATAACATAAAATATGCTTTTGAACTTCAAAATTCCAAACTCGATGCGAAACTTTCTAGTATTAGTAATTTTGCTAAGTCCACTATTATTGAACTTCGGGACACCATTTGGGCCATGAATAATAGCGAAATCACTTTTGAAGATTTACAATCTCGCATTCATAATTTCGTCGAAAAAGCAAAAGAGGCCAAACAGAGTATCATCTTTACTTTTACTATAGAAGAGAGTCTAAAAGATTCAAAATTCACCTCTATTGAAGGAATGAATATTTACAGAACTATTCAAGAAGCGGTCAATAACAGTATCAAATATGCAGAGGCCCAAAATATCAATATCGCAATACAACATCAAGATAATGATATTGTAATCGTGATTAGCGATGATGGAAAAGGATTTGAAGACAAAGAAGTGGAATTGGGCAACGGAATCAACAATATGAAAAAAAGAATTGCCGATTGTAATGGTACCTTAAATATCAAAACAAGTTCAAACGAAGGAACAGAAATAACTATCAGATTTCCAAATAAAATTTCTTAA